A window of Lacibacter sediminis contains these coding sequences:
- a CDS encoding T9SS type B sorting domain-containing protein — protein sequence MNWIRKTILLTCFFIATLSSFAQIDTEFWFAAPDISSSTGLDRPAFLRIASFKDAGTVTISQPAGGGLPTQVINLPANSSASIDLTAWLAAVECGPGNTVQNKGIRIVSTAQISVYYEVNHTSRNPELFVLKGKNALGNDFFISSQNAGSNTTAHTPLPYSSFNIVATEDNTNITITPAKNIVGHLAGVPFTITLNRGQTYAAIATSQAPADHLEGSKVTSTKPVAITLADDLVISPGYACADLIGDQTIPISVTGTEYVVTKGYLIGTQEKIYITATANGTTVSQDGIVVGTLNAGQTLQTNLSNASSYIVASNPVYVYQISGIGCELGGAILPPIKCTGSLSVTYTRSSSRSNYLNVLIRAGGESFFKVNGSNSVIKPTDFSPVPGTANQWLSASVLLSNSISAIDSPVTITNSRTFFHLGVLIGNDREGTAFGFFSSFNNNYANASTTTPFICDGGKVSLFADTLLTATYQWTGPNGFTSNQQNPVINNATTASAGKYYLTVSLPGCGNQLDSVTIGIGGSKTSTVNRTICEGDTVEGYTTSGTYIDTLNTALGCDSIRTLNLIVLPKSVLTLTQTICEGGSVFGYTQTGIYIDTLTAANGCDSIRTINLTVLPRSRSTLTETICQGQSYLGYSTAGIHVDTLVAANGCDSIRTLILNVDTQPLPNLGPNRELCVGDTIQLYPGLYASYLWQDNSTNDRFVVNQTGNYSVTVTNACGSASDAVTIRAVDCVILFPNAFTPNGDGRNDYFKILNAFNLTDYKLTIYNRWGQLVYTTTDFRQGWDGQLKGMPQDPGMFVYYSSYKKDNIPVTTKGSFILIR from the coding sequence ATGAACTGGATTAGAAAAACCATCCTACTAACCTGCTTTTTTATTGCAACACTTTCCTCGTTTGCACAAATTGATACTGAGTTTTGGTTTGCTGCGCCGGACATTTCTTCAAGTACCGGTCTGGATCGACCTGCCTTCTTACGTATTGCTTCTTTTAAAGATGCCGGCACAGTGACAATCTCGCAACCGGCAGGCGGCGGTTTGCCAACACAAGTGATTAATCTTCCTGCCAACTCCAGCGCATCCATTGATTTAACAGCATGGCTTGCTGCTGTAGAATGTGGGCCTGGCAATACAGTACAGAACAAGGGTATCAGAATTGTTTCAACAGCACAGATATCTGTTTACTATGAGGTGAACCATACAAGTCGTAATCCTGAATTATTTGTATTGAAGGGAAAGAATGCATTAGGAAATGATTTCTTTATTTCATCTCAAAATGCTGGATCAAACACTACAGCGCATACACCTTTGCCTTATTCTTCATTCAATATTGTTGCAACAGAAGATAATACAAACATAACTATAACTCCGGCAAAAAATATTGTTGGTCATTTGGCTGGCGTACCATTTACAATTACACTTAACCGTGGACAGACCTATGCTGCCATCGCAACATCACAGGCACCGGCTGATCATTTAGAAGGTTCGAAAGTTACTTCAACGAAACCAGTAGCAATAACACTTGCAGATGATTTAGTAATATCGCCGGGTTATGCCTGTGCTGATTTAATTGGAGATCAAACAATTCCAATAAGTGTAACAGGCACAGAATATGTAGTTACAAAAGGTTATTTAATAGGTACACAGGAAAAAATTTACATTACTGCCACTGCTAATGGAACTACAGTATCACAAGACGGCATTGTAGTTGGCACATTAAATGCCGGACAGACATTACAAACAAATCTTTCAAATGCATCCTCATATATTGTTGCTTCAAATCCCGTTTATGTTTACCAGATTTCTGGTATAGGTTGTGAACTTGGGGGTGCTATTTTACCGCCAATTAAATGTACAGGTAGTTTGTCCGTAACCTATACAAGAAGCAGCAGTCGTTCAAACTATTTGAATGTACTTATCAGAGCTGGCGGGGAATCATTCTTTAAGGTAAATGGCAGTAATAGTGTCATTAAGCCTACAGATTTTTCACCTGTTCCAGGTACAGCAAACCAATGGCTATCGGCAAGTGTTCTTTTATCTAACTCCATTTCAGCAATCGATTCACCCGTAACTATAACAAATTCCCGAACGTTCTTCCACTTAGGTGTATTGATTGGCAATGACAGAGAAGGAACAGCTTTTGGTTTCTTCAGCAGCTTCAACAATAACTATGCTAATGCAAGCACCACAACTCCATTTATTTGTGATGGAGGTAAGGTTTCTCTTTTTGCAGACACTTTACTTACTGCTACATATCAATGGACGGGGCCCAATGGTTTTACCAGTAATCAACAAAACCCGGTGATAAATAATGCAACAACTGCAAGTGCCGGAAAATATTACTTGACCGTTTCACTACCCGGCTGCGGCAATCAGCTCGACTCAGTTACAATTGGAATTGGTGGAAGCAAAACATCAACTGTCAATCGAACAATTTGCGAGGGTGATACAGTTGAAGGTTATACAACCAGTGGAACATATATTGATACATTAAACACAGCACTTGGTTGTGACAGCATCCGCACATTAAATCTTATTGTGTTGCCAAAATCTGTTCTTACGCTCACTCAAACTATTTGTGAAGGAGGTTCTGTTTTTGGTTACACACAAACAGGTATTTACATTGACACATTAACAGCAGCAAATGGCTGCGACAGTATCAGAACAATTAACCTTACTGTATTACCAAGATCAAGATCAACACTTACAGAAACCATTTGTCAAGGACAATCCTATCTCGGATATTCAACCGCAGGAATACATGTAGATACGTTAGTAGCGGCAAATGGCTGCGACAGCATCAGAACGTTAATCTTGAACGTTGATACGCAACCGCTACCCAATTTAGGTCCCAACAGGGAATTGTGTGTTGGGGATACCATTCAACTTTATCCGGGGCTATATGCTTCGTATCTATGGCAGGATAATTCAACCAATGATCGGTTTGTAGTTAATCAAACCGGCAACTATTCGGTAACTGTAACTAATGCCTGTGGCTCAGCCTCAGATGCTGTTACAATAAGGGCAGTTGATTGTGTAATACTGTTCCCGAACGCCTTTACACCTAACGGTGATGGAAGAAATGACTATTTTAAGATTCTGAATGCATTTAATCTCACAGATTATAAATTAACTATTTACAACAGGTGGGGGCAGCTTGTATATACCACTACCGATTTCAGGCAGGGTTGGGATGGGCAATTGAAAGGCATGCCCCAAGACCCCGGAATGTTTGTTTACTATTCAAGTTATAAAAAAGACAACATCCCTGTTACAACCAAAGGCTCTTTCATCTTAATCAGATAA
- a CDS encoding DUF423 domain-containing protein: MDKQFLSISFILGAIAVALGAFGAHALRELVDEKAIQTWQTAVQYHFYHLFAIALTGVLLKQGINVWYKRAGYLFITGILVFSGSLYTMILLKATGATSVNWLGAITPIGGVCFIAGWLFLFLGVRKE, encoded by the coding sequence ATGGATAAGCAGTTTTTAAGCATCAGTTTTATCCTTGGTGCAATTGCGGTTGCCCTTGGTGCTTTTGGTGCACATGCATTAAGAGAATTGGTTGATGAAAAAGCCATACAAACCTGGCAAACTGCAGTACAATATCATTTCTATCATTTGTTTGCAATTGCGCTTACGGGTGTACTGTTAAAGCAGGGAATTAATGTTTGGTATAAGCGTGCAGGTTATTTATTCATTACAGGTATTCTTGTCTTCAGCGGATCACTCTACACTATGATACTTTTAAAAGCAACAGGTGCCACATCAGTAAACTGGCTAGGTGCTATTACGCCAATTGGCGGTGTATGTTTTATTGCCGGATGGTTGTTTCTCTTCCTGGGTGTACGAAAAGAATAG
- a CDS encoding LolA family protein: MNTIRMKAILLTAIAAIFSLSIMAQSQSLGKSDPAAKKILDAVSAKFKTFKAVQASFSFKNEDAKGKVLGIKKGSLFTKGTKYRVNITGGQDIYCDGTNIWNYDKSVNEVTISKYDASQNSITPQKLFTNFYDKDFLYKLNGEKKEAGKTLQEIELTPVDKTKSFFKVIVWVDKAAQTIYSTKVLEKSGNKYTYTVATLNGKAAVADAQFVFDKAKYPGVEVVDLR; the protein is encoded by the coding sequence ATGAATACCATTAGAATGAAGGCGATCCTCCTAACAGCAATAGCTGCGATCTTTAGTTTATCGATCATGGCCCAGAGCCAGAGTTTGGGTAAGAGCGATCCAGCAGCTAAAAAAATTCTTGATGCAGTAAGCGCAAAATTCAAGACGTTTAAAGCAGTGCAAGCAAGTTTTTCTTTTAAGAATGAAGATGCTAAAGGGAAGGTGCTGGGCATTAAGAAAGGCTCTTTGTTTACAAAGGGTACAAAGTATCGGGTAAACATTACGGGTGGTCAGGATATTTATTGTGATGGTACCAATATCTGGAACTATGATAAATCGGTAAATGAAGTAACTATTTCAAAATATGATGCTTCACAGAATTCTATTACACCACAAAAGTTGTTTACCAATTTTTACGATAAAGATTTTCTTTATAAACTGAATGGGGAAAAGAAAGAAGCCGGTAAAACATTACAGGAAATTGAATTAACTCCTGTTGATAAAACAAAATCTTTTTTCAAAGTAATTGTGTGGGTAGATAAAGCAGCTCAAACCATCTACAGCACTAAAGTGTTAGAGAAGAGTGGTAATAAGTATACTTATACTGTTGCAACTCTTAATGGAAAAGCCGCTGTTGCAGATGCGCAGTTTGTATTTGATAAAGCAAAATATCCCGGTGTAGAAGTAGTTGATCTTCGCTAA
- a CDS encoding FtsK/SpoIIIE family DNA translocase — protein MASNRTKDKKKKESPEQLKQEKEEQINVKELVKDERTHKIAGIALFIVSLVLFIAFTSYLFTWKEDQDKVLRHGAGVLFDEEVAVSNLLGRFGAWVSHLFFYKGFGVSSYLICSFFFIIGTNFLFGKKVFSMARNLKYVLVGLLVLPVFFSFFMKGFGFPWGGAFGNYSASWLNGFVGTAGTGLILSLAAVSYLIWRFNPVFKLPARKPKEIIVDPLPEEIAERVAIDVNEKFAIEEQAKNQLKKESSFTPVPLTEEKENPLHSFIINEKEEDVAPLTPLPFAEQPQTESSVEMTIPYADKPKKAAKIDEEEIGPALEIKNVTDDEDEDDDDETPVKKVVENLPPYDPFLDLKDYKFPSLNLLENHGSEKIVQDPHELESYKNQIISTLRNYDIEIQKIFATVGPTVTLYEIVPAAGVRISRIKNLEDDIALSLAALGIRIIAPIPGKGTIGIEVPNVKKTVVSMKTLLSSEKFQHNNFGLPIAIGKKIDNENFIVDLTTMPHLLMAGATGQGKSVGLNAILVSLLYKKHPSQLKFVLIDPKKVELSLYRHIENHFLAKLPGEEESIITDTKKVINTLNALCIEMDNRYDLLKEAGCRNLREYNEKFVARKLNPQKGHQYLPFIVLVIDEFADLIMTAGKEVEMPIARLAQLARAVGIHLIIATQRPSVNIITGTIKANFPARIAFKVSSKVDSRTILDTGGAEQLIGKGDMLISYNGELTRLQCAFVDTPEVDDIVSFISKQRGYPQPFLLPEYVDEKELEGKDFDLSDRDALFEDAARLIVQNQVGSTSLLQRRMKLGYNRAGRLMDQLEAAGIVGPSQGSKARDVLIKTESELNQHLEMMG, from the coding sequence ATGGCCTCAAACCGCACGAAAGACAAGAAGAAAAAGGAAAGCCCTGAACAGCTGAAGCAGGAAAAAGAGGAGCAGATAAACGTAAAGGAACTGGTGAAAGACGAGCGAACACATAAGATCGCCGGCATTGCTTTGTTTATTGTTTCACTTGTTTTGTTTATTGCATTTACGTCTTACCTGTTTACCTGGAAAGAAGACCAGGACAAAGTATTGCGTCATGGAGCGGGTGTATTGTTTGATGAAGAAGTAGCAGTCTCTAACCTGTTGGGCCGCTTTGGTGCCTGGGTATCACATTTGTTTTTTTACAAAGGATTTGGCGTATCATCTTATCTCATCTGCAGTTTCTTTTTTATCATCGGTACCAATTTTTTATTCGGGAAGAAAGTTTTTTCCATGGCCCGTAACCTCAAGTATGTGTTGGTTGGCTTACTGGTGTTGCCCGTGTTCTTTTCATTTTTCATGAAAGGATTTGGTTTTCCATGGGGTGGGGCATTTGGTAATTATTCAGCAAGTTGGTTAAATGGTTTTGTTGGTACTGCCGGTACGGGATTGATCTTGTCATTAGCTGCAGTTTCTTACCTTATCTGGCGTTTTAACCCGGTGTTTAAATTGCCTGCACGCAAACCAAAAGAAATTATTGTTGATCCATTGCCCGAAGAAATTGCTGAACGTGTTGCCATTGATGTGAATGAAAAATTTGCAATTGAAGAGCAGGCAAAAAACCAACTGAAAAAAGAATCTTCTTTTACACCGGTTCCATTAACAGAAGAAAAAGAAAATCCACTTCATAGTTTTATCATCAATGAAAAGGAAGAAGATGTTGCGCCTCTAACGCCGCTTCCTTTTGCAGAACAACCACAAACTGAGTCATCAGTTGAAATGACCATTCCATATGCAGATAAACCAAAGAAGGCAGCTAAGATCGATGAAGAGGAAATTGGGCCTGCATTGGAAATAAAGAATGTAACTGATGATGAGGACGAAGATGACGATGATGAAACGCCTGTTAAAAAAGTAGTAGAGAATTTGCCACCATATGATCCGTTTCTTGATCTGAAAGATTACAAATTTCCATCACTGAATTTGCTGGAAAATCACGGTAGCGAAAAAATTGTACAGGATCCGCATGAACTGGAGAGTTACAAAAATCAGATCATCAGCACACTCCGCAACTACGATATAGAAATACAGAAAATATTTGCAACGGTTGGTCCAACAGTTACATTATATGAAATTGTTCCTGCCGCAGGTGTGCGTATATCACGTATCAAAAACCTGGAAGATGATATTGCGTTAAGTCTTGCAGCGTTGGGTATCCGTATCATTGCACCAATTCCCGGCAAAGGTACCATTGGTATTGAGGTGCCGAATGTGAAGAAGACGGTGGTGAGTATGAAAACACTCTTGTCTTCAGAAAAATTTCAACATAACAATTTTGGTTTGCCGATTGCCATTGGAAAAAAGATCGATAACGAAAACTTCATTGTTGATCTTACAACTATGCCTCACTTGCTCATGGCAGGTGCAACGGGACAAGGTAAATCAGTTGGTTTGAATGCGATACTTGTGTCGCTGTTGTATAAAAAACATCCATCGCAATTGAAGTTTGTGTTGATCGATCCTAAGAAAGTGGAGTTGAGTTTATATCGTCACATCGAAAACCATTTCTTAGCAAAACTGCCGGGTGAAGAAGAATCGATCATTACAGATACCAAGAAAGTGATCAATACACTTAATGCTTTGTGTATTGAAATGGACAACCGTTATGATCTGTTGAAAGAAGCAGGATGTCGTAACCTTCGTGAATACAATGAAAAATTTGTTGCACGTAAACTCAATCCGCAAAAAGGGCATCAATATCTTCCATTCATTGTATTGGTTATTGATGAGTTTGCTGATCTGATCATGACTGCCGGTAAAGAAGTGGAGATGCCGATTGCACGCCTGGCACAGTTGGCCCGTGCTGTTGGTATCCATCTCATTATTGCAACACAACGTCCTTCAGTAAATATTATCACTGGTACAATTAAGGCCAACTTCCCTGCAAGGATCGCTTTTAAAGTGTCGTCTAAGGTCGACAGTCGTACCATCCTTGATACAGGCGGTGCTGAACAGTTGATCGGTAAAGGTGATATGCTCATCAGTTACAATGGTGAACTCACCCGTTTACAATGTGCTTTTGTTGATACACCGGAGGTGGATGATATCGTTTCGTTCATCAGTAAACAACGTGGCTATCCGCAGCCGTTTTTACTGCCTGAGTATGTTGATGAGAAAGAATTGGAGGGAAAGGATTTTGATCTGTCAGATAGAGATGCTCTCTTTGAAGATGCCGCCCGTTTGATCGTCCAGAACCAGGTTGGCTCTACTTCCTTGCTGCAACGCCGTATGAAGCTGGGTTATAACCGTGCCGGTCGTTTAATGGACCAACTGGAAGCAGCCGGGATCGTTGGACCAAGCCAAGGCAGTAAGGCAAGAGATGTATTGATCAAGACAGAATCGGAGCTTAACCAGCATCTCGAGATGATGGGGTAG
- a CDS encoding shikimate kinase produces the protein MRYFITGFMGSGKTYWGKQWSEKFGLKFYDLDEEIEKREGKAVTAIFEEKGEEAFRKMEKETLCTYMKLDNFILSCGGGTPCFHNNMKRMNAQGVTIYIKSPVELLVKRLHTEKETRPLIAGMNDEVLAQFITGKLTEREHFYNQAMYHLPAEFMSLDNFQKIIRRNG, from the coding sequence ATGCGATATTTCATTACAGGGTTTATGGGCAGCGGTAAAACATACTGGGGCAAGCAATGGAGTGAGAAATTTGGGTTGAAGTTTTACGATCTTGATGAAGAAATAGAAAAGCGTGAAGGGAAAGCGGTAACTGCAATTTTTGAAGAGAAAGGTGAAGAAGCGTTCAGAAAGATGGAGAAAGAAACGCTTTGCACTTACATGAAGCTTGATAATTTTATTCTCAGTTGCGGTGGCGGCACGCCTTGTTTTCATAATAATATGAAACGGATGAATGCACAAGGTGTAACGATCTACATCAAAAGTCCCGTTGAGTTACTGGTAAAACGTTTACATACAGAAAAGGAAACCAGGCCATTGATAGCCGGTATGAATGATGAGGTGCTGGCACAATTCATTACGGGTAAACTTACCGAGCGGGAACATTTTTACAACCAGGCAATGTATCATTTGCCGGCTGAGTTTATGAGCCTCGATAACTTTCAAAAAATCATACGCAGGAATGGATAA
- a CDS encoding sensor histidine kinase, with the protein MKKYCLPIILFFLNLSVAGAHQDTSLSVIYTSKVINLHFLQPNMHVFVDKQNNTDIQTLRGSMFLHLNEKPKRSVSKNSLSGSNIYLLFWINNDEEKPRNFYISPGIYARECVVFSRLNNDYPWVEIPGQIDPSKNENAYRYFTVPSGVEMQILVRCRYAKAAVVSLKPFLINPIYFDDHVNKIHNNWYGLNTFTYLLCGLLLMMLLYSFANYVQNYKRSFLYYSIYALSIAALLFLKAVLYQRSIPFNFFYEEYFDYFLQIIGYIFYIGFTRMFLDTPKNYPLLNKMFIIAEIILAVFLTVFTILYFTGEAYSKLESTENASKFFLIFLGIMYLVLGIVKRNKLMNYLLMGNIANLIGGGISMFLISFPSTSIFPSTGLFRQSLFYFEVGILFELIFFLLGLVYKNKIELIEKVKMDEAIKQEADRQEYEKQIAILSAQQDERSRISADMHDELGSGVTAIRLLSEIARQKTKQQPIDEISRISYNANELMTKMNAIIWSMNPGNDTMSSLVAYIRSYASEYLDNFNMDYNINVTADIPDEDVSGVKRRNIFLVLKESINNVMKHAKATQVEINIRFANENMLVEIVDNGKGIDPEKLNQFGNGLKNMQRRMESVGGSFTILNHNGTTVKLEMPLH; encoded by the coding sequence ATGAAAAAATACTGTCTACCCATTATTCTGTTCTTTCTGAATCTTTCCGTGGCCGGTGCCCACCAGGATACAAGTTTGTCGGTGATCTATACATCCAAGGTGATCAATCTGCATTTTCTTCAACCCAACATGCACGTGTTTGTTGATAAACAAAACAATACCGATATACAGACTCTCCGGGGATCAATGTTTCTCCACCTGAACGAAAAACCAAAGCGGAGTGTATCGAAAAACTCTCTTAGCGGATCAAATATCTATCTCCTCTTCTGGATCAATAATGATGAAGAAAAACCCCGTAATTTCTATATTTCGCCGGGCATTTATGCAAGAGAATGTGTTGTGTTTTCAAGGTTGAATAATGATTATCCGTGGGTTGAGATACCCGGGCAGATCGATCCTTCAAAAAACGAAAACGCTTACCGTTATTTTACTGTTCCGTCAGGTGTGGAGATGCAAATACTTGTCCGTTGCCGGTACGCAAAGGCTGCTGTTGTATCACTAAAGCCGTTCCTGATCAATCCTATTTATTTCGACGATCACGTTAACAAGATCCACAATAACTGGTATGGTTTAAATACGTTTACTTACTTGTTATGTGGATTGCTGTTAATGATGTTACTCTATTCATTTGCAAACTATGTGCAGAATTATAAACGATCATTTTTATACTATTCTATCTATGCACTTTCTATTGCTGCACTCCTTTTTTTAAAAGCAGTTTTATACCAGCGATCGATACCCTTCAATTTCTTTTATGAAGAATATTTCGATTACTTCCTGCAGATCATAGGTTACATTTTCTACATCGGCTTTACAAGAATGTTTCTTGATACGCCAAAGAATTATCCCCTGCTGAACAAGATGTTCATTATTGCAGAAATAATACTGGCAGTGTTCCTTACTGTTTTTACAATACTATATTTTACCGGCGAAGCATACAGCAAGCTTGAATCAACAGAAAATGCAAGTAAATTCTTCCTGATCTTTCTCGGAATTATGTACCTCGTTTTGGGTATTGTGAAACGTAACAAGCTGATGAATTATTTACTGATGGGAAATATCGCAAATCTCATCGGTGGTGGTATATCCATGTTTCTTATTTCATTTCCTTCAACCAGTATTTTTCCTTCAACAGGATTATTCCGTCAATCATTATTTTATTTCGAAGTAGGTATTTTGTTTGAATTGATTTTCTTCCTGCTTGGTCTTGTCTATAAAAACAAAATAGAATTGATTGAAAAAGTAAAAATGGATGAAGCCATTAAACAGGAAGCCGACAGGCAGGAGTACGAAAAACAGATCGCTATATTAAGTGCGCAGCAAGATGAACGTAGCCGTATTTCTGCAGACATGCATGACGAGTTAGGAAGTGGTGTTACAGCTATCCGCTTGTTGAGTGAAATTGCACGGCAGAAAACAAAACAGCAACCTATCGACGAAATCTCACGCATCTCCTACAATGCCAATGAACTCATGACCAAGATGAATGCCATCATCTGGAGTATGAATCCCGGCAACGATACGATGAGCAGCCTTGTAGCCTATATCCGCTCCTATGCATCTGAATACCTCGATAATTTTAATATGGATTACAACATCAATGTTACAGCTGATATTCCTGATGAAGATGTGTCAGGTGTAAAGCGCCGTAATATCTTTTTGGTATTAAAAGAGTCGATCAACAATGTAATGAAACATGCAAAAGCTACACAGGTTGAGATCAACATTCGTTTTGCCAATGAAAATATGCTGGTTGAAATCGTTGACAACGGCAAAGGAATTGATCCTGAAAAATTAAACCAGTTTGGTAATGGTTTAAAAAATATGCAGCGACGCATGGAAAGTGTTGGTGGAAGTTTTACCATTCTTAACCATAATGGAACAACTGTAAAATTAGAAATGCCTTTGCACTGA